In Vespa velutina chromosome 1, iVesVel2.1, whole genome shotgun sequence, the following proteins share a genomic window:
- the LOC124947430 gene encoding intersectin-1 isoform X8, with protein sequence MANTQTPGMDPWMIQPRERTKYQEQFDSLRPINGIITGEQAKGLLLRSQLPSVVLGQIWALSDTDADGKMDINEFCIACKLITLKLRGFEIPKTLPPSLIQSLKSVSTTGNNAIGLTNGAATIPTQNNIASLVNLGGTGGVSVQPLVGMVPVSTPPARPLIGPPSNGTTGRPATPASPMTLPGIVPSTSTPSTGPPQRPTPPSSIGTNFATATNVPPPPKPAPPSFPNSPVAAMSPAKVLPTAATAIIPPIQSIQQIQPMTTSAIDLLDLDLSEGILRKKRLYSAPAVAPIAPLNTNPTPIAAFGMGQTMPMQPLCTGMVAPMTGGSTIIPSIAPMATGTGVVSTSPVVGLPLVSSTTSGVPPVNGTTVHTPVSTCTPLSTTARPPSIDRVGSVDSQHSQHSVGSPQSIEWAVPHQTKLKYTQLFNTWDRTRSGFLSGPQARNIMVQSQLPQSILARIWSLADMDSDGRLGCDEFVLAMHLCDLAKAGEQIPNTLPLELIPPTFRRQRQGSLTQSQGSIESVDPSAGMPQTSFEDKRKENFEKGQAELERRRKALLEIQRKEQEERERKEREEAEKQEKIKMEQERRRQAEIEKQMLRQKEIEQEKEEQRKRAHEQREAARKEMERQRHLEWEKQKSQELQAQRQKEQDVLLKLKAKNQTLTIELGTLNDKVKELSQKICDTRVGVSSVKTTIDGMRSTRDSQLQEMTALKNKLREQNQRLLALSQEKARIEAKNKLNAAQDTAGQEAIKMAFDNKQITLKQMKDKIADLQQQIDAKMSDIENNNGQLEDIKTQMKNLVADCKKLYVTFEDKKTKILELRASIGTGVATDYTTSAWGDSAWGDTGTTINDNDWPVNDTAIITNITEKPNAEVMKYRALYEFVARNQDEISFQPGDIILVPPVQNAEPGWMAGEIRGHTGWFPESYVEPIDSNASTDSTFMQQDSMEKRTLEGIAEVPENVSDAGSLGGEAPTVEAIVPTLGLGVVCNIQATALYQYRPTAEQHLSLDKGDAINVIEQQNDWWYGELSNGSKGWFPKSYVKETTTNGKDLIASVDDGLNEYYVALYQYASTETGDLSFNQGEVILVIKKEGDWWTGCIGDKTGIFPSNYVEKCDAPTQDIPLSTNAIEQNTTVITNAIESQEDKTVTTTQTPSQLEKTAEQLEDERAAAEDKAELPDFTAMSAQQYHKRGRKPEIVQVIAPYQATSAEQLDLQRGQLIMIRKKTDSGWWEGELQARGKKRQIGWFPASYVKPLTSSSNRSTPVSHGYQDSPTDPNVERVMALYPYQAQNEDELTFEKGDVITVLAKDEATWWKGELNGVSGVFPSNYVSPMSSKLTTELLLARLDPMERKRQEYIKELITTEQAYIEDMRLVHEVFEKPLIESLVLTLDEVDKIFVNWRDIIACNDNFLRTLRIRRENSEGGIVRMIGDILCENIPRMSAYIRFCSCQISAAVYLQRLTETLPEFVEVAHACQQDPRTKGMPLSSFLIKPMQRITKYPLIINKILEHTPHDHPDRQYLQEALAKAEEFCTQVNEGVREKENSDRLEWLQNHVVCDGLEEPLVFNSLTNSLGPRKLLHYGILHKAKSGKELVSFLTNDFLLFAQPTKSLPSGQQFSFERNEHQRFKMYRKPIFLNELSLLSDLDTSGSGSGSINGFEISDNTSKTLRLRDSKKPIILVVPSASECSLWMKRITEARKTFMENEKTRLQKQRSKQAQFGACGRILVTVFEGSNLKAPSGKCNTFCKVSMGSQEERTSVVSGTDCPLWDTSMQFQVKDLLEDTLCITVFDKGYYSPDEFLGRAEIKVVDIMRDSKDSCGPILQRFRLREVERGDVILKLDLRLFGSR encoded by the exons gGCACTATCGGATACAGATGCAGATGGAAAGATGGACATAAATGAGTTTTGCATTGCTTGTAAATTGATCACTCTAAAACTACGAGGATTTGAAATTCCTAAAACATTACCTCCATCTCTTATTCAAAGTTTAAAATCTGTTTCCACCA CAGGCAATAATGCAATTGGCTTAACTAATGGTGCAGCTACTATACCAACCCAAAATAACATTGCTTCCCTAGTTAATTTGGGTGGCACTGGAGGTGTATCAGTGCAACCATTAGTCGGCATGGTACCAGTTAGTACTCCTCCGGCACGTCCTTTGATAGGTCCGCCATCCAATGGAACAACAGGACGTCCAGCTACACCTGCATCACCCATGACTTTACCAG GAATCGTGCCTTCCACAAGTACACCAAGCACTGGTCCACCTCAAAGACCAACACCACCTTCTAGTATTG GAACTAATTTTGCAACTGCCACAAATGTTCCACCACCACCAAAGCCAGCACCACCTTCATTTCCAAATAGTCCAGTTGCTGCAATGTCTCCAGCCAAAGTTCTACCGACTGCTGCTACAGCTATTATACCTCCTATTCAATCAATTCAACAAATACAGCCAATGACGACTTCTGCTATAG attTACTCGATCTTGATTTATCAGAAGGTatactaagaaaaaaaagattgtacA GTGCCCCAGCAGTAGCTCCAATTGCACCTTTAAATACGAATCCAACGCCAATTGCTGCCTTTGGTATGGGACAAACAATGCCAATGCAACCACTCTGTACTGGCATGGTTGCTCCAATGACAGGAGGGAGTACTATTATACCATCCATTGCTCCAATGGCTACtg GTACAGGTGTTGTATCGACATCTCCAGTTGTAGGTCTGCCATTAGTATCTTCAACAACAAGTGGTGTGCCGCCGGTAAATGGTACAACTGTTCATACACCAGTATCCACGTGTACACCATTAAGTACAACTGCTAGACCACCAAGTATAGATAGAGTGGGTTCTGTAGATTCTCAGCATAGTCAACATTCAGTTGGATCTCCACAATCTATAGAATGGGCTGTACCTcatcaaacaaaattaaaatatactcaattatttaatacctGGGATAGGACAAGATCTGGATTTTTGTCTGGGCCTCAAGCCAGGAACATAATGGTGCAGTCACAATTACCTCAATCAATACTAGCACGTATAtg GTCATTAGCAGATATGGATTCCGATGGTCGCTTAGGTTGTGACGAATTTGTATTGGCAATGCATTTATGTGATTTAGCTAAAGCAGGTGAACAAATTCCCAATACTCTTCCATTGGAACTTATTCCTCCCACATTTAGACGACAACGTCAAGGTAGCTTGACACAATCACAAGGTTCTATAGAAAGTGTCGATCCATCTGCTGGTATGCCACAG aCTTCATTTGAAGACAAACGAAAGGAGAACTTTGAAAAAGGACAAGCAGAACTAGAACGTAGACGTAAAGCTCTTTTAGAAATTCAGCGAAAAGAACAAGAGGAACgtgaacgaaaagagagagaagaagcagaaaaacaagaaaagattaa aaTGGAGCAAGAAAGACGTCGACAAGCGGAAATTGAGAAACAAATGTTAAGGCAAAAAGAAATCgaacaagaaaaggaagaacaacGAAAACGTGCTCATGAACAGAGAGAAGCTGCAAGAaa agaaatgGAGAGACAAAGACACTTAGAATGGGAAAAACAGAAATCGCAGGAACTTCAAGCACagagacaaaaagaacaaGATGTTTTACTTAAATTAAAAGCGAAGAACCAAACTTTAACTATAGAGCTTGGAACATtg AATGATAAAGTGAAAGAATTATCGCAAAAGATTTGTGATACCCGGGTTGGTGTCTCAAGTGTAAAAACAACAATCGATGGAATGAGATCAACTCGCGATTCACAATTGCAAGAAATGACagcgttaaaaaataaacttcgTGAACAAAATCAAAGGTTACTAGCACTTAGTCAGGAAAAAGCAAGAATAGAagcaaagaataaattaaatgctGCTCAAGATACAGCAGGACAGGAAGCAATAAAAATGGCATTCGATAACAAACAAATAACTCTCAAgcaaatgaaagataaaattgcTGATTTGCAACAACAG aTTGATGCTAAAATGTctgatatagaaaataataatggtcaacttgaagatataaaaacgcaaatgaaaaatttagtagcagattgtaaaaaattatacgttACATTTGAggataagaaaacaaaaattttagaaCTTAGGGCAAGTATTGGAACAGGTGTTGCAACAGATTATACAACATCAGCATGGGGTGACAGTGCTTGGGGCGACACTGGAACTACAATTAATGACAATGATTGGCCTGTCAACGATACCgctattattacaaatataacaGAAAAGCCTAATGCGGAAGTTATGAAATATAGAGCATTATATGAATTTGTAGCAAGGAATCAAGACGAAATATCATTTCAACCTGGTGATATTATTTTG GTACCACCTGTTCAAAATGCAGAACCTGGATGGATGGCTGGTGAAATACGTGGTCATACCGGTTGGTTCCCGGAATCGTATGTCGAACCAATAGATTCTAATGCTAGTACTGACAGCACATTTATGCAGCAGGATAGCATGGAAAAGCGAACATTAGA AGGTATTGCTGAAGTTCCCGAAAATGTATCTGATGCAGGATCTCTCGGTGGTGAAGCTCCTACAGTTGAAGCTATAGTACCAACCTTAGGATTAGGTGTTGTCTGTAATATACAAGCAACTGCTTTATATCAGTATCGTCCTACTGCAGAACAACATCTTTCTTTAGATAAAGGAGATGCTATTAATGTCATTGAGCAACAG aatgaTTGGTGGTATGGTGAATTAAGTAATGGAAGTAAAGGTTGGTTCCCTAAATCGTATGTGAAAGAAACTACCACTAATGGTAAAGATCTTATTGCTTCTGTGGATGATGGTCTCAATGAATATTATGTTGCACTTTACCAATATGCTTCAACTGAAACTGGTGATCTTAGTTTTAATCAAGGTGAAGTTATTTTAGTCatcaaaaaagaaggagattgGTGGACAGGATGCATAGGAGACAAAACTGGAATTTTTCCTTCCAATTATGTAGAGAAATGTGATGCACCTACTCAG gATATTCCTTTGTCTACTAATGCTATTGAACAAAATACCACTGTAATTACTAATGCAATAGAAAGTCAAGAAGATAAAACTGTTACCACGACGCAAACGCCATCA CAATTGGAAAAAACTGCAGAACAGCTCGAAGATGAGAGAGCAGCTGCAGAAGATAAAGCAGAATTACCTGACTTCACTGCTATGTCTGCTCAACAG TATCATAAG agagggagaaagccTGAAATTGTACAAGTTATTGCACCCTATCAAGCTACTAGTGCTGAACAGTTAGATTTACAAAGAGgacaattaataatgatacgtAAAAAGACGGATAGTGGATGGTGGGAAGGAGAACTTcag GCACgtggaaaaaagagacaaattgGTTGGTTCCCAGCATCTTATGTTAAACCATTAACTAGTAGCAGTAACAGAAGTACACCTGTTTCTCACGGATATCAAGATTCACCAACGGATCCAAATGTTG AACGTGTTATGGCTCTGTATCCATACCAAGCACAAAATGAAGATGAGTTAACGTTTGAGAAAGGTGATGTTATAACAGTGCTTGCCAAAGATGAAGCAACATGGTGGAAAGGCGAATTGAATGGAGTTTCTGGAGTCTTTCCTAGCAATTATGTCTCTCCTATGT CAAGTAAGCTGACAACTGAACTATTGCTGGCAAGGCTTGATCCAATGGAGAGAAAACGTCAAGAGTATATAAAAGAACTTATTACAACTGAACAAGCATATATAGAAGATATGAGGCTAGTACATGAG GTATTTGAGAAACCTCTTATTGAAAGTCTAGTTTTAACTTTAGATGAGGTGGATAAAATCTTTGTAAACTGGAGAGATATTATAGCCtgtaatgataattttttaag aactttaagaataagaagagaaaacagtGAAGGTGGAATTGTTAGAATGATTGGTGATATTTTATGTGAAAAT ATACCGAGAATGTCAGCTTATATAAGATTTTGTAGTTGTCAAATATCTGCTGCTGTATATCTTCAACGATTAACAGAAACTTTACCAGAATTTGTTGAAGTTGCACATGCTTGTCAGCAAGATCCAAGAACCAAAGGAATGCCACTTAGTTCATTTTTGATTAAACCTATGCAAAGGATTACCAAATATccacttattattaataaa ATTTTAGAACACACGCCACATGATCATCCAGATAGACAATATCTTCAAGAAGCATTAGCCAAAGCAGAAGAGTTTTGTACACAA gTTAATGAAGGTgtgagggaaaaagaaaatagtgatAGACTAGAATGGTTGCAAAATCATGTCGTATGTGATGGTCTTGAAGAACCACTtgtatttaattctttaaccAATTCACTAGGAccaagaaaattattacattatggTATTCTTCATAAG GCCAAAAGTGGAAAAGAACTTGTTAGTTTTCTAACaaacgattttttattatttgcgcAACCGACGAAATCTTTGCCAAGTGGACAACAATTTTCGTTTGAACGTAACGAACATCAACGatttaaaatgtatagaaag CCGATATTTCTTAATGAATTATCATTGCTATCCGATTTAGATACAAGTGGAAGTGGAAGTGGAAGTATAAATGGATTTGAAATCTCAGATAATACATCCAAAACTTTGAGACTTAGAGATTCAAAAAAGCCAATAATATTGGTGGTACCATCCGCGAGTGAATGTTCATTATGGATGAAAAGAATTACAGAAGCACGCAAAACATTTATGGAAAATGAGAAGACTCGTTTACAGAAACAGCGATCTA AGCAGGCGCAATTTGGAGCATGTGGACGCATTCTTGTTACT
- the LOC124947430 gene encoding intersectin-1 isoform X13 has translation MANTQTPGMDPWMIQPRERTKYQEQFDSLRPINGIITGEQAKGLLLRSQLPSVVLGQIWALSDTDADGKMDINEFCIACKLITLKLRGFEIPKTLPPSLIQSLKSVSTTGNNAIGLTNGAATIPTQNNIASLVNLGGTGGVSVQPLVGMVPVSTPPARPLIGPPSNGTTGRPATPASPMTLPASRQNRQNVATNIHATTHTPSKPPARPAPPSVGIVPSTSTPSTGPPQRPTPPSSIGTNFATATNVPPPPKPAPPSFPNSPVAAMSPAKVLPTAATAIIPPIQSIQQIQPMTTSAIDLLDLDLSEGILRKKRLYSAPAVAPIAPLNTNPTPIAAFGMGQTMPMQPLCTGMVAPMTGGSTIIPSIAPMATGTGVVSTSPVVGLPLVSSTTSGVPPVNGTTVHTPVSTCTPLSTTARPPSIDRVGSVDSQHSQHSVGSPQSIEWAVPHQTKLKYTQLFNTWDRTRSGFLSGPQARNIMVQSQLPQSILARIWSLADMDSDGRLGCDEFVLAMHLCDLAKAGEQIPNTLPLELIPPTFRRQRQGSLTQSQGSIESVDPSAGMPQTSFEDKRKENFEKGQAELERRRKALLEIQRKEQEERERKEREEAEKQEKIKMEQERRRQAEIEKQMLRQKEIEQEKEEQRKRAHEQREAARKEMERQRHLEWEKQKSQELQAQRQKEQDVLLKLKAKNQTLTIELGTLNDKVKELSQKICDTRVGVSSVKTTIDGMRSTRDSQLQEMTALKNKLREQNQRLLALSQEKARIEAKNKLNAAQDTAGQEAIKMAFDNKQITLKQMKDKIADLQQQIDAKMSDIENNNGQLEDIKTQMKNLVADCKKLYVTFEDKKTKILELRASIGTGVATDYTTSAWGDSAWGDTGTTINDNDWPVNDTAIITNITEKPNAEVMKYRALYEFVARNQDEISFQPGDIILVPPVQNAEPGWMAGEIRGHTGWFPESYVEPIDSNASTDSTFMQQDSMEKRTLEGIAEVPENVSDAGSLGGEAPTVEAIVPTLGLGVVCNIQATALYQYRPTAEQHLSLDKGDAINVIEQQNDWWYGELSNGSKGWFPKSYVKETTTNGKDLIASVDDGLNEYYVALYQYASTETGDLSFNQGEVILVIKKEGDWWTGCIGDKTGIFPSNYVEKCDAPTQRGRKPEIVQVIAPYQATSAEQLDLQRGQLIMIRKKTDSGWWEGELQARGKKRQIGWFPASYVKPLTSSSNRSTPVSHGYQDSPTDPNVERVMALYPYQAQNEDELTFEKGDVITVLAKDEATWWKGELNGVSGVFPSNYVSPMSSKLTTELLLARLDPMERKRQEYIKELITTEQAYIEDMRLVHEVFEKPLIESLVLTLDEVDKIFVNWRDIIACNDNFLRTLRIRRENSEGGIVRMIGDILCENIPRMSAYIRFCSCQISAAVYLQRLTETLPEFVEVAHACQQDPRTKGMPLSSFLIKPMQRITKYPLIINKILEHTPHDHPDRQYLQEALAKAEEFCTQVNEGVREKENSDRLEWLQNHVVCDGLEEPLVFNSLTNSLGPRKLLHYGILHKAKSGKELVSFLTNDFLLFAQPTKSLPSGQQFSFERNEHQRFKMYRKPIFLNELSLLSDLDTSGSGSGSINGFEISDNTSKTLRLRDSKKPIILVVPSASECSLWMKRITEARKTFMENEKTRLQKQRSKQAQFGACGRILVTVFEGSNLKAPSGKCNTFCKVSMGSQEERTSVVSGTDCPLWDTSMQFQVKDLLEDTLCITVFDKGYYSPDEFLGRAEIKVVDIMRDSKDSCGPILQRFRLREVERGDVILKLDLRLFGSR, from the exons gGCACTATCGGATACAGATGCAGATGGAAAGATGGACATAAATGAGTTTTGCATTGCTTGTAAATTGATCACTCTAAAACTACGAGGATTTGAAATTCCTAAAACATTACCTCCATCTCTTATTCAAAGTTTAAAATCTGTTTCCACCA CAGGCAATAATGCAATTGGCTTAACTAATGGTGCAGCTACTATACCAACCCAAAATAACATTGCTTCCCTAGTTAATTTGGGTGGCACTGGAGGTGTATCAGTGCAACCATTAGTCGGCATGGTACCAGTTAGTACTCCTCCGGCACGTCCTTTGATAGGTCCGCCATCCAATGGAACAACAGGACGTCCAGCTACACCTGCATCACCCATGACTTTACCAG CATCGCGACAAAATAGACAGAATGTGGCCACCAATATACATGCCACAACTCACACACCATCAAAGCCACCTGCTCGACCTGCACCACCCTCTGTGG GAATCGTGCCTTCCACAAGTACACCAAGCACTGGTCCACCTCAAAGACCAACACCACCTTCTAGTATTG GAACTAATTTTGCAACTGCCACAAATGTTCCACCACCACCAAAGCCAGCACCACCTTCATTTCCAAATAGTCCAGTTGCTGCAATGTCTCCAGCCAAAGTTCTACCGACTGCTGCTACAGCTATTATACCTCCTATTCAATCAATTCAACAAATACAGCCAATGACGACTTCTGCTATAG attTACTCGATCTTGATTTATCAGAAGGTatactaagaaaaaaaagattgtacA GTGCCCCAGCAGTAGCTCCAATTGCACCTTTAAATACGAATCCAACGCCAATTGCTGCCTTTGGTATGGGACAAACAATGCCAATGCAACCACTCTGTACTGGCATGGTTGCTCCAATGACAGGAGGGAGTACTATTATACCATCCATTGCTCCAATGGCTACtg GTACAGGTGTTGTATCGACATCTCCAGTTGTAGGTCTGCCATTAGTATCTTCAACAACAAGTGGTGTGCCGCCGGTAAATGGTACAACTGTTCATACACCAGTATCCACGTGTACACCATTAAGTACAACTGCTAGACCACCAAGTATAGATAGAGTGGGTTCTGTAGATTCTCAGCATAGTCAACATTCAGTTGGATCTCCACAATCTATAGAATGGGCTGTACCTcatcaaacaaaattaaaatatactcaattatttaatacctGGGATAGGACAAGATCTGGATTTTTGTCTGGGCCTCAAGCCAGGAACATAATGGTGCAGTCACAATTACCTCAATCAATACTAGCACGTATAtg GTCATTAGCAGATATGGATTCCGATGGTCGCTTAGGTTGTGACGAATTTGTATTGGCAATGCATTTATGTGATTTAGCTAAAGCAGGTGAACAAATTCCCAATACTCTTCCATTGGAACTTATTCCTCCCACATTTAGACGACAACGTCAAGGTAGCTTGACACAATCACAAGGTTCTATAGAAAGTGTCGATCCATCTGCTGGTATGCCACAG aCTTCATTTGAAGACAAACGAAAGGAGAACTTTGAAAAAGGACAAGCAGAACTAGAACGTAGACGTAAAGCTCTTTTAGAAATTCAGCGAAAAGAACAAGAGGAACgtgaacgaaaagagagagaagaagcagaaaaacaagaaaagattaa aaTGGAGCAAGAAAGACGTCGACAAGCGGAAATTGAGAAACAAATGTTAAGGCAAAAAGAAATCgaacaagaaaaggaagaacaacGAAAACGTGCTCATGAACAGAGAGAAGCTGCAAGAaa agaaatgGAGAGACAAAGACACTTAGAATGGGAAAAACAGAAATCGCAGGAACTTCAAGCACagagacaaaaagaacaaGATGTTTTACTTAAATTAAAAGCGAAGAACCAAACTTTAACTATAGAGCTTGGAACATtg AATGATAAAGTGAAAGAATTATCGCAAAAGATTTGTGATACCCGGGTTGGTGTCTCAAGTGTAAAAACAACAATCGATGGAATGAGATCAACTCGCGATTCACAATTGCAAGAAATGACagcgttaaaaaataaacttcgTGAACAAAATCAAAGGTTACTAGCACTTAGTCAGGAAAAAGCAAGAATAGAagcaaagaataaattaaatgctGCTCAAGATACAGCAGGACAGGAAGCAATAAAAATGGCATTCGATAACAAACAAATAACTCTCAAgcaaatgaaagataaaattgcTGATTTGCAACAACAG aTTGATGCTAAAATGTctgatatagaaaataataatggtcaacttgaagatataaaaacgcaaatgaaaaatttagtagcagattgtaaaaaattatacgttACATTTGAggataagaaaacaaaaattttagaaCTTAGGGCAAGTATTGGAACAGGTGTTGCAACAGATTATACAACATCAGCATGGGGTGACAGTGCTTGGGGCGACACTGGAACTACAATTAATGACAATGATTGGCCTGTCAACGATACCgctattattacaaatataacaGAAAAGCCTAATGCGGAAGTTATGAAATATAGAGCATTATATGAATTTGTAGCAAGGAATCAAGACGAAATATCATTTCAACCTGGTGATATTATTTTG GTACCACCTGTTCAAAATGCAGAACCTGGATGGATGGCTGGTGAAATACGTGGTCATACCGGTTGGTTCCCGGAATCGTATGTCGAACCAATAGATTCTAATGCTAGTACTGACAGCACATTTATGCAGCAGGATAGCATGGAAAAGCGAACATTAGA AGGTATTGCTGAAGTTCCCGAAAATGTATCTGATGCAGGATCTCTCGGTGGTGAAGCTCCTACAGTTGAAGCTATAGTACCAACCTTAGGATTAGGTGTTGTCTGTAATATACAAGCAACTGCTTTATATCAGTATCGTCCTACTGCAGAACAACATCTTTCTTTAGATAAAGGAGATGCTATTAATGTCATTGAGCAACAG aatgaTTGGTGGTATGGTGAATTAAGTAATGGAAGTAAAGGTTGGTTCCCTAAATCGTATGTGAAAGAAACTACCACTAATGGTAAAGATCTTATTGCTTCTGTGGATGATGGTCTCAATGAATATTATGTTGCACTTTACCAATATGCTTCAACTGAAACTGGTGATCTTAGTTTTAATCAAGGTGAAGTTATTTTAGTCatcaaaaaagaaggagattgGTGGACAGGATGCATAGGAGACAAAACTGGAATTTTTCCTTCCAATTATGTAGAGAAATGTGATGCACCTACTCAG agagggagaaagccTGAAATTGTACAAGTTATTGCACCCTATCAAGCTACTAGTGCTGAACAGTTAGATTTACAAAGAGgacaattaataatgatacgtAAAAAGACGGATAGTGGATGGTGGGAAGGAGAACTTcag GCACgtggaaaaaagagacaaattgGTTGGTTCCCAGCATCTTATGTTAAACCATTAACTAGTAGCAGTAACAGAAGTACACCTGTTTCTCACGGATATCAAGATTCACCAACGGATCCAAATGTTG AACGTGTTATGGCTCTGTATCCATACCAAGCACAAAATGAAGATGAGTTAACGTTTGAGAAAGGTGATGTTATAACAGTGCTTGCCAAAGATGAAGCAACATGGTGGAAAGGCGAATTGAATGGAGTTTCTGGAGTCTTTCCTAGCAATTATGTCTCTCCTATGT CAAGTAAGCTGACAACTGAACTATTGCTGGCAAGGCTTGATCCAATGGAGAGAAAACGTCAAGAGTATATAAAAGAACTTATTACAACTGAACAAGCATATATAGAAGATATGAGGCTAGTACATGAG GTATTTGAGAAACCTCTTATTGAAAGTCTAGTTTTAACTTTAGATGAGGTGGATAAAATCTTTGTAAACTGGAGAGATATTATAGCCtgtaatgataattttttaag aactttaagaataagaagagaaaacagtGAAGGTGGAATTGTTAGAATGATTGGTGATATTTTATGTGAAAAT ATACCGAGAATGTCAGCTTATATAAGATTTTGTAGTTGTCAAATATCTGCTGCTGTATATCTTCAACGATTAACAGAAACTTTACCAGAATTTGTTGAAGTTGCACATGCTTGTCAGCAAGATCCAAGAACCAAAGGAATGCCACTTAGTTCATTTTTGATTAAACCTATGCAAAGGATTACCAAATATccacttattattaataaa ATTTTAGAACACACGCCACATGATCATCCAGATAGACAATATCTTCAAGAAGCATTAGCCAAAGCAGAAGAGTTTTGTACACAA gTTAATGAAGGTgtgagggaaaaagaaaatagtgatAGACTAGAATGGTTGCAAAATCATGTCGTATGTGATGGTCTTGAAGAACCACTtgtatttaattctttaaccAATTCACTAGGAccaagaaaattattacattatggTATTCTTCATAAG GCCAAAAGTGGAAAAGAACTTGTTAGTTTTCTAACaaacgattttttattatttgcgcAACCGACGAAATCTTTGCCAAGTGGACAACAATTTTCGTTTGAACGTAACGAACATCAACGatttaaaatgtatagaaag CCGATATTTCTTAATGAATTATCATTGCTATCCGATTTAGATACAAGTGGAAGTGGAAGTGGAAGTATAAATGGATTTGAAATCTCAGATAATACATCCAAAACTTTGAGACTTAGAGATTCAAAAAAGCCAATAATATTGGTGGTACCATCCGCGAGTGAATGTTCATTATGGATGAAAAGAATTACAGAAGCACGCAAAACATTTATGGAAAATGAGAAGACTCGTTTACAGAAACAGCGATCTA AGCAGGCGCAATTTGGAGCATGTGGACGCATTCTTGTTACT